One Mercurialis annua linkage group LG3, ddMerAnnu1.2, whole genome shotgun sequence DNA window includes the following coding sequences:
- the LOC126671641 gene encoding berberine bridge enzyme-like 8, which translates to MGEAPNPSQETFLQSLLNHSNPCHPIANNAIYTPQHPSYSSVLQAYIRNLRFNTSKTPKPLFILTAMHESHVQAAVLSAKTHGLQMKIRSGGHDYEGSSYVSSDVPFFILDMCNLRSIDIDIENETAWVQTGATLGELFYRIAEKSETHGFPAGVCPTVGVGGHLIGAGYGNLMRKYGLSVDNVIDAKIVNVDGTILDRKSMGEDLFWAIRGSGASFGVVLAYKINLVRVPRVVTVFRVERTIEQNVTDIVYQWQHAAPEIDEDLFIRLVIDVIRNDGTREKTVRGTFIALFLGDSERLLPIMKESFPELGLMKPDCIEMSWIESVLFWTNFPVGTPTEVCLSREPQSLVHLKRKSDYVQEPISKQDLEGIWKKMMELEVPAMGFNPYGGKMKEIPETEAPFPHRAGNLWKIQYQINWTEEGEEAANYHLELARELYDYMTPFVSKNPRAAFLNYKDLDLGINNHGKQSYEEGIVYGMKYFKNNFDRLVQIKTKVDPSNFFRHEQSVPIFPNY; encoded by the coding sequence ATGGGTGAAGCTCCAAATCCCTCTCAAGAAACGTTTCTTCAATCTCTTCTAAACCATTCTAATCCTTGTCATCCAATCGCCAACAATGCAATTTACACTCCTCAACATCCTTCCTACTCGTCGGTTCTCCAAGCTTATATTCGCAACCTCCGATTCAACACATCAAAAACTCCTAAACCACTTTTTATTCTCACCGCAATGCACGAATCCCATGTCCAAGCTGCTGTTCTTTCTGCTAAAACACACGGTCTTCAGATGAAAATCCGAAGCGGAGGACACGATTACGAAGGCTCTTCTTATGTTTCATCAGATGTTCCATTCTTTATTCTTGACATGTGTAATCTTCGATCCATTGATATAGATATCGAAAACGAGACAGCTTGGGTTCAGACAGGTGCAACTCTGGGTGAACTGTTTTACAGAATCGCCGAGAAAAGTGAAACTCACGGCTTTCCTGCAGGTGTCTGTCCAACAGTGGGAGTCGGAGGCCATTTAATTGGCGCTGGATACGGAAATCTGATGCGAAAGTACGGTCTGTCTGTCGATAATGTTATCGATGCTAAAATTGTTAATGTTGATGGAACAATTCTTGACAGAAAATCAATGGGAGAAGATCTGTTTTGGGCAATTAGAGGAAGTGGAGCTAGCTTTGGAGTGGTTCTTGCGTATAAAATCAATCTCGTTCGCGTTCCTCGAGTAGTAACTGTTTTTCGAGTCGAAAGAACAATAGAACAAAATGTAACTGACATTGTCTATCAATGGCAACACGCTGCACCAGAAATCGATGAAGATCTTTTCATCAGGCTTGTCATAGATGTAATAAGAAATGACGGAACACGCGAAAAGACAGTACGAGGTACATTTATAGCCCTATTTCTCGGAGATTCCGAGAGACTGCTTCCAATAATGAAAGAAAGCTTTCCTGAACTTGGTCTGATGAAACCTGACTGTATAGAAATGAGTTGGATTGAATCAGTTCTGTTTTGGACAAACTTCCCTGTCGGAACGCCAACCGAAGTTTGTCTCAGTCGAGAGCCTCAAAGCCTAGTTCACCTGAAGAGGAAATCAGACTACGTTCAAGAACCAATATCCAAGCAAGATCTGGAAGGAATATGGAAGAAAATGATGGAGCTAGAAGTTCCGGCCATGGGGTTTAATCCGTACGGTGGGAAAATGAAAGAAATTCCCGAAACCGAAGCTCCATTTCCGCATAGAGCTGGAAATTTATGGAAAATTCAGTATCAGATAAACTGGacagaagaaggagaagaagctGCAAATTATCACTTGGAATTGGCGAGAGAGCTTTATGATTATATGACACCTTTTGTTTCGAAGAATCCAAGAGCAGCATTCTTGAACTATAAGGATCTTGATTTGGGCATAAACAATCATGGTAAACAAAGTTACGAGGAAGGAATTGTTTACGGGATGAAGTATTTCAAGAATAATTTCGACaggttagtccaaattaaaactAAGGTTGATCCTAGTAATTTCTTTAGACATGAACAAAGTGTTCCAATATTTCCTAATTATTAA